DNA sequence from the Lysinibacillus sp. OF-1 genome:
CATCATAAACAGAGTTTGGGCCACCTGAAAAAATAATACCCGTTGCGTTCATATCTTTAATTTCTTCCGCAGTTACCGTATGTGGGTGCAATTCACTGAAAACACCAAATTCACGGATACGACGCGTAATTAACTGGTTAAATTGGCTACCGAAGTCCAGTACAACGATTTTTTCTTGCTCTTTTAATAAAGGGCTAGCTGTCAAAATTTCCACCTCTTCTACTATTTTTAAAGGATATTTTCATTTGTTCAAAGAAAAACGCGAAGAAAGTAAAAAAACTTTCTACGCGTTCATAAGCTCTAGAATAGTGATAAAGGCGAATGCGTAGCAAAGTAAAGTGATTTACTATACTTTTCACCTAACGAAAACATCCGCCTTCATAGAGAAATCATTTAAGGTGATTTCGTAGAAACATCCGAACCCTATTATCGAACTTATATGAAAGCAATCCTTGCATTTAATTTTTTTCATTTTACTCTTTGTACACATTAAAATCAACTGATAGTGCGATTGATTAAATATTCCCAACTTTCTTTCAGCTCTCTAAAATCGACTTCCTCCTTATCTTTTCCATAAACATGTTGTTCATATACTTCTGTCAGCTTTTGCATTTCATCTGTCTCTAGCGCAGCATCTACTCGCTCAGCGAACGCACGCAATGTTTCCCCATCTCTTCTACGCAATCCAATACGGGATAATTGCTTCAGCAATACATGGTAAGAAGAATCGAAGTTTGACCAATCCGCTACCTTTTTGCGATATACACGCACATGCATCTTAGGAATCCATGTTTTACGTTGTAAGTATAACGTAATACTAATAATGATCAGTAAAACCACGATGGCAATCCACACATAAGTGAATTTTTTCAGCCATGTCCATACTGCATCTAAATTAAATTTTGATGGAGACTGTTCCTTTTCAGATACCTTTTCTTGTGGTTGGGGCTGCTCTGGTTTTTTTTCTGGCTGCAATACCTCTTCCTGATCAGCTGTATCTAGTGGGATATCATAATCAATATTCACATTACCTGTAAAGCCGATGGTAGGTTCAAACTCCATCCAACCCGTGCCAGGTATATATGCTTCCACCCAAGAGTGCGCATTGTCATTCGTGATTCGATATTCGCGCAGTCCGTCTGTTATCGGTCCTACTGTGCCAGGTGCAAAGCCTTTAACCCATCTTGCTGGTATGCCTAGTGAACGTAAAAGCACAACCATCGAAGTGGAGAAATTATCACAATAGCCTACTTTAGTATCGAATAAAAATTGATCGACATAATCTTGATTTTCAGCAGGAATTGCCGCTTCATTTTTATCGTATCTAAAGCCATTGGTTCTAAAGTAACTTTCCACAGCTTTAATTTGATCGTATATCGTAGCTTTACCTTGCGTTATATCAGAAGCTAAATCTCTTACACGCTGCGGCAGCTGGTTTGGTAATTGTAGAAAACGATTATATGAAGGATCTAATGTTTCAAGTGTAGTAGGATATGACAATTGAAGCTGCTCCATACTATAAACTGGTTCACTATAAGACAATGAGTAGTTTGATAACGATTTTGATTCACCCGCCTGCTGCTCTATCGTCATTTTTTCAGTCTGCTCATCCTGAATAAATAAAGTGGCGTCTTGAGCTGAAACAGATAATAAACCATAAGTTTGAATCAAAAATGGCATTGGAACAGCAATATCTAATTGAATTTGTCGCTCATTTTCTGGTAATCCTACTTGTAAAGAAGTATGAATGGGTGTATTTGTTTCATAGACATTTTTGCCAAAGTTTCCATCCGAAATAATCCAGCCTTTTGATGTATACGTATCTTTTGTTTCAATACGCCAATAATGCCGATCACGAGAAGAAGCCGTGAAAATTAATGTATTATCCCCTTGGAATGGGCCTCCGAGCTGACTATCATCTTGGCCATAGCCAACTGATTTTTCCCCAGTTCCGCTTCCAGCTTGGCCAGTAATTTCTTGGATGAATGGCACAGGATCTGCCCATGTTGGTCCTGTCTTTGGTAAAAAGAATGCGACAGAGCTAACAAGCAATACTGAGACAAGCATCGGAATAACAATTTTCCATTTCTCCAGTATAGTACTTGTTGTCTCAACTTGAAGCCATAGACGTTTAACAAAGAGTACTCCTGTCATAATTAATCCAAGTACAATAACTTTTACAATAGCCGCTTTACCATCATAATCACTAAACGTATCTAATGTGGCAATAAAGAAGACAGTCATAGCAAAAAAGTAAAATATATTTTTCCGCACTGAAACCCAATGGTGAATTAAATAAACAAGCATCCAAATTAATACAAGAAATAGCACTGTCCTAAAGGCATTTGATACTTGTCCAAAATCCCCCGATAGTATGGAGGTCATATTCCCTGTCCATTCAGACAATAAAAACGGTAAAGTTTCTCCTGAAAAAACGGGGCTTGTACTATAAGTGAAGACAATAAGCCAAGTAATATAGCCTAACTTCACTAATCCAGATAATATTGGGTGTACTCGGCATAAACTTAACGCTAGGGATAAACCAATAAACACAAGGAAGAGATGCATCCCGCCAGTATTCGTTAATTGCATAATAGGAATAAGCCATTCACGCAAAATGAAGAATATAATAATATACGCAATGGTTAATTCTATAAATTCCCCTAATGGTCGTTTCACGGTTTCATCACCTCCGTGAATAAATGATAAAAATCTGTTGGGTCTACATAAACGATTTGTATATGTTTATAACGCATCATAAGCTCAGATTGCACAGGTGGCTGTTTTGCCACTACAAAACAAATACAGCTTTTCACTAAATTCGCAAGAGTATGTAGTAATTCTTCTGATACATCACTTGTCACATAAAGCAATGTTGCAACTTGCTTAAAAGATTGCTGATCATAAAATCTGAATTTGACATTCTCTATAGGCTTTATAGCGGCTAAATGATACATAATCTGATCTAATTGCTTTTCACCTTGTATAACCGGGAATACTTTCGTCATTTCTCCAGCGGAAATAAAAGATAAATCTCCTCGTTCTTGAACAATCATCTGTAGCATGGATGCTACTAACTCCACTTTTTCTTCAAACATTGGAGATTTTTTAGCGTCTAATACGAGCAATAACTCTGAAGATTGTCGATCCTCAAACTCCTTCGATTGTAAGGTTTGCGTTCTCGCAAATGATTTCCAATGAATCCATGAAAAGCGATCTCCTGGAACATACTCTCTTAACCCAACAGCCATAGATGTGTCCTTTACAATGGAATAGGGTGACATCATAGAGCCAACATCATATTTCGTTTGAAGGGTAGCGTATTTCATCTCCCTGATTCTCGGATAAACTAAAATAGTTTGTTCCTTTTCTGCTATGACAGGCTTTTTTGCCCAGCCAAAGAAATCATAGAAAACCATTGTAACCCCTAAGTAGCGATGCTCTCCACGAGGCATCTTTTCCAAGTCATAATGCCAGCTAAATTTTTTCCTAAAGCCAACAAACTTAATGGCATTTGAATTTTCTATTTTAGCCTGTACTAACCCTTCACTATCTACAAGTTCCTCCATCATGATATAGGCAAATGGGAAACGTGTTCTTCTTTCTATCGTAATAAACACCTTTGCCGATTGCCCTCGTTCTATATGATTTGGTTCAATTTTACGCTCTACAAGTAAAATATCGTCTCTCACTACAAAGAACAAGAGTGCGTACACTAAAAATGGACTAACCGTAAAAAATACAAACCAGCTGACGAATCCTCCTTGGAACATAGCGTAACTAAATGTTACGACCATCAAAAAGGTAATCAATAAAAAATGTTTGCTTTTTTCTAAAAAGCCTTTCCATTTCTTCATTGTTCTGCAAACCTTTTAGTCGGAACAGGTGTACTCGCAATAATGCGCTTGATTATTTCGTCTGCGGCTACGTTATCGTAGCGTGCATCTGGTTTTAAAACTAAACGATGGTTAAAGACAAATGGCACAAGATATTGAACATCATCGGGTGTCACATAGCTGCGCCCTTTCATAAATGCATAAGCTTGAGAAGCTTTCATTAGCGCTAATGTTGCCCGCGGACTCACCCCTAAATAAACATAGCTATTTTCCCTTGTTTGGGCAGCAAGCTCCACCATATAATTTTTAACTGAATCTTCCACATACACGCCCTGAACAAGCTCCTGCAATTCAATTAATTGCGTTACAGATAACACTGATTCGATTTTTTCAATTGGTTTACCATTTTCAGCTCTTCGCAAAATTTCTACTTCCTGCCCTCTAGATGGGTAACCCATTTTTATCTTCAATAAAAAGCGATCCAGTTGTGCCTCTGGTAAAGGATAGGTACCCTCATGTTCAATCGGATTTTGTGTGGCCATAACAAAAAATGGCTGGTTAATTAGCAGTGTTTTTCCGTCAATTGTGACAGATGCCTCCTCCATGCCCTCTAATAAGGCAGATTGTGTTTTTGGCGACGTACGGTTTATTTCGTCTGCTAATACAACATCCCCCATAATTGGTCCTGGGCGAAATTCAAACTCCATTGTTTTTGGATTATAAATAGATATACCAACTACATCTGAAGGCAATAAATCTGGTGTAAATTGAATGCGCTTAAACTGAGCGTCAAAGGATTTCGCAAGCGCTCGCACCATCATCGTCTTTCCTACTCCAGGTACATCCTCTAACAAGACATGCCCTCTCGCTAATAATGCGACAATACTAAGCTCAGCAACCTCTCTTTTACCAATCATTACTTTTTCTATATTTTCTAAAACATCCTGTATTTGAGAATTCATAAATCAAAAAAGCCTCCCATTCCATCAGGCAATTGTGTGAATTGCACGATAACTTATCCTAAGCATAGCGAAATCTGTCTTCTAAAACAATTATCTGAAACCGCTACATACTATTGATCCTCATAAAGAAGGCTTGTTTGAATGTTATCAAACAAGCCTAGTCCTTATTATATAACGTCATTCCGTAATAGAATGTTACAAATTTATTCTTTTTAACCATATTTCTTCCAACGATGTAGCATCTTCTTGTAAAAAAATATTAGTTATCGTCCCAGAAACAATAATTTTCCCTTCATGTAAAACTAATATATCATCTGCTATTTCTTCAGCAAAAGACAGCAAGTGTGTAGAAAATATGACCGTATTCCCTTTCTCCTTTTCCTCCAACATCATATTTTTCAGCTGCGCTATCCAAAACGGATCAAGGCCATTAGTCGGTTCATCTAAGATCAACAAAGAACCGCTGCCAAGTAAGCTTTGCGCAAGATTTAATCGTTGTAGCATTCCCTTAGAAAACTGTTTAGCCTGTTGCCTGCGAACGTCCCACAAGGAAACGCGCTTCAAAACGTGCTCTTGTTCATATTTATCTACTTGTTTTAAAGATGCCAACAACTCTAAAATTTCAGCGGCAGTTAGCATAGTAGGGAAATCTACATCGTCAGGCATATAACGAATTGCTTGTGGTTTATGCCATATCATTTCCCCAGATTTTTGCTTTTCTTGACCCGTTAATAGTCGAATCAACGTACTCTTTCCTGCTCCATTGCCTCCAACCAGCGCTAAAATTCGACCTGAATGCAATGTAAAGGTTGCTTCTTTTAAACCTCTATCATTATCATAGACATTAGCTACATTTTTCGCTTCTAAAAGAATCATCGTTGCTGGTCCCCCTTTAATAACTTCGTAGCAAGCATAAGCGGCAAAACAATCCAACAAGTCGTCACAATCCCATATACCACGTGACCCAATGGCGACAAATAAAACTTCGTTACTCCATAAAACGCTGGACCAAGCACACTAGCTTGATTGCTGAATATAAAATAACCAAAGCGCAGCCATTCCACAGGATTTATATGTATCGTTATGATGGTAAGCTTTTGTAAAACATGACCAGCTACAACTGCACCTAGAGCCATTAAAGCATAAGATATAAGCAATAAAAAAAAGGACCATACAACAAGTGATAATGCTAGTGCAAATAACCTTGTTTGGGCAAATGCCCCCAGTGCAATACCTATTGATACAAAAATAAAGATACTTAATAGCGTGAGGGTAACTAAAACAAACGGTAATCGTACGCCGCCTAAAAAACCACCTAATGCTAAGACAACACCAAATGCCACTAACACAACCAGTAAAAAGGCAAGTGATGTTGCTACATATTTGCCTATAATATATTGTCGTCGTTTCATCGGATAGGTTTTTAGTAACGAATACCAACCAGATTCTATATCACCAGCTATACTCATACTTCCAATGCTTACAATAAATAATGGTAATAGAAACAATAATACATTTAAAAATGATGCTGTTTGACGTGTAAAACCCTCGATATCAGGTAAAGCCATTTGTTGAATGACAATAATTGCTACAAAAACAAATGTAAAAAGAAAGGCTACTAGTTGCATCCAACGACTTCTTAAAATTTGCTTCAGCTCTATTTTCACAAACATCACTCATGTATCCCCCAATTAAACGTTAGCAAATCCTGATAAGCCAATAGTTGACCATCTCCTTCATTAGTCATCCATTTTTGCGCTTCATCTTTTGTCGCAAATGCTAGAACTCCATAGTTCATCGGAGTCCAATACTCTTTGTTGTACACAAATGTCGCTTTATAAATGTCAATCCATTCATTGTTTGCCTTATTTTTAATATAGGCTGCGCCAACTTCATCCTCACCATTTAGCTCAAGATATTCCATCAGACACCCAATATCATCAAAAATCTCATAGTCTCCATTTTTCAAAACAATCTGTCCAGCATATTCATTATGAACAATACTCATATTACAAATTTCACAAACATCTGTTTCACTGATAATCTCACGTGGTTTATATGTTTTATCGCTACATCCTACCAATAGTGCACTGCATAAAATCAAAATAGTTATCCATCTAGTCATATTCGCATCCCTCTTTTCCAAAACCATAAACCACACATAGATACCACTAGACCAATTAACAATTGTATGATATTTATCGAAAACTCCGTCTTTCTCATATCGCTAAGTAATTTTGGTTCATTATCTACGAGTAGATTTTGTTCTGTTTTATTAATTTGCTGATCTAGTGACGTCAAGATCATGACGCTTGGTGATGCTACAAAAAATTGATAAACTGGTTGTCTCACCATCCACTGTCCAAAGCTCGATACAGCTACGTAGGGAACATCCCCGAAACCATCGCCCGCAACATCTATCCCAGTATAATCATCATAAAAATTGCCAATGAGACGCAAACCTTGGTGGTCTGATCTTGCCGTTAATATATTTCCCGTAAACTGATTATCATTTATGATTGAGTCATCCTCTACCTTTGTACCTTCTAATGCGGTCTGATTCATTCGAAAGCGATTTTCTTGTATTTGAATGTCTGAACTTTTTTGCAATGCTACACCTACTCGATTATTATGAAAGCTATTTTTTCTTATCATTGCTTGCTGAGTGTCATACATTAAAAGACCATAGCTATTGAAATCGTTATGGCTACTGACTGTATTATTAGCTATTTCTAAGTCAGTAGTCATCATGACCATTAGACCTGTAACATTATGTGAATACGTATTGAAAAGCACCTCCACACCACTCGAATACATAAAGTGTGTTCCGTAACGGCTATTCGTCACCTTGTTTCGTTGAACATCAATTTGCTTCACTTCTTCTACGTATATACCATCTTGCACTTGTTCAATAGTATTTTGTTCGATGGCAATGTCCTCGCTTTTAAACACAGCAATCCCATTGCCTTTTTCAGCATAATGTGACTGATTACCAATAATCCTATTTTCTAAAATTCGAACATGCTTTGAACGTTGAATATGGATACCTACTTGAACATCTTTTACCTCTATCTCTCTCAACTCTAGATTCTCTGCCTCATTGGCTACAATGCCTTTGTTTTTTGCACTTATCATTATATTTTCTACAGAGACATTAGCTACATGTTCAATTTTTAGTGCAGGGTTATTATTTAAAGAATACAACTCAACCCCCTCTTCTCCGCGTAGTATAATTGGTTTCTTCACCGTAAAATTCCCTTGGTAACGACCAGCAGGAATATGAATAATCTCTCCAGTTTTCGCTTGATCAATAGCAAATTGAATATCAAATTCCGCATATGCCGTTTGACTTGTAAATAGAAAAAACAAAAAGAAAAAACTGATTTGTTTCATCACTCTTCACCTCCCCATTCAGCATGAAAAGACTAGAGGAATGCCCCCTAGTCTAACGCTTTAATGACTGTGTCCCTCTTGTTCATGATTCATTTCATTCGAATGCATGGAACCAGATTCGCCATTTTCTTCCTCAGCCTTTTTTTGCATCATTTTCTTCTTACGTCTCTCCAATGCATCATCTTTAATTTTTTGTAGATCTTCAACGTAAGCTTTCGAATTTTCTTGGATATATTTATCTGCTTCAGCCTTGTTCACAAAATAAATATAGCCCCAGTTCATTGGAGATTTCAGCTCTGTTTTCACAATAGTTACATCTTCAACCTTTGCCCAATCCTTTGTCACAAAATCACGGACAAATTTTTCATTTTTTTCTTCATTGGCAACCTCCGCATTTAACAAACAGCCAATATCGTCATAAAAAGCAATGGACCCATCTTCTTTTATAGCTTGTGTTGAAAATACTCCCATCTCGTGATCTTTCATGTAAACCTTCATATTACACATTTCACAAACTGTATCTTCCTTTGGCTCTTGTAACCGTGGGTCTACTAGCGAAGCAACCTGGACAGAATCTTCTTTCAATGTTGCTGTTTCATTTTTCGTAGCCTCTTGCTCCGTTTCCTTCTCTTTCACTTGGGCTTTTTCACTGCCACATGCTGCAAGTACAAATAATAATATTAGTGCAGGTAACCATAATTTTTTCAAAACTATTTCCTCCAAATTTAGTTTTCTGTTGCTATACTCTACATTACAGATTAGTTGTGAAATTAGTTAAAAATCGGAGTGAAGAATTGGAAAAATTATCTTGAACATTCAATGAACATCTTCACTTCAAATATTTTGAATTTAGAGCAATTCTTTTTCCACTCTTATATAAAAACTCCCCACACTATGCATGTGGAGAGCTCGTTATTTATATGGAAGAACGGTAACTATTGAGTCGCTTCTTTTGTTTGCTTAAACGGCTTAGCTTTAACGCAGTTTCATTTAATTCCCGACGAATTTGTAAATCACTAGCACTATCCATATGAATAGGCGCTGTATGTTGATGTTGCTGCTGTTGATTTGGTGCATTTATTGAACTGTGCTTCTTCTCTTTATTTTTTTGCAAACTATTTTTAAATAGTTTTTGTGGATTTTGCCCAAAGTTATGGCTAATATCCCCAGCATGCAAATACTGATTTTCTTGCCGAAAAACACTGCTTGTCGTTGCACTCACTCTAGAAGTCCTCATAAAAAGTTACCCTCCCCTACATTTTATTATCCTTATAGGTAATTATATCGACATTATATGCTGATAATTAACAACATAGAACCAAATGGCATAAAAAAAGAGAGAAAAGAGCTATTTTCAAAAGCGAAGTTCACTTTTTCATAACTCTTTTCACTCATCTTACTTCCAAAAATCATCAAATATCGTAATTGGCATATGACGTTTATGTTGAGAACGCAAATAATATCCTTCTAAGATTCGGCGTGGTTCTTCAGGAATTTCTTTTCCCTCTAAATAATCATCAATTTGATCATATGATACACCAAGTGCCACTTCGTCTGGCAATGATGGACGATTCTCCTCTAAATCCGCTGTTGGCACCTTTTTATAAAGATGCTCAGGACATTTAAGTTCTGCTAACAGTTGCTTACCTTGTCGTTTATTTAGACGAAAAATCGGCATTAAGTCCGCTCCACCATCACCAAATTTTGTATAAAACCCCGTAATAGCCTCCGCAGCATGATCCGTTCCTAACACAACTGCCCCATTCATCGCGGCAATTGAATATTGCACCTTCATACGCTCACGAGCTTTTTCATTCCCTTTCACAAAATCATTCAGCTCAACGCCTGCATTTGCTAAAGCCAACACACTAGCATCTACAGCATTTTTTATATTCACAGTGTAAATTTTCGTTGGTTTTATATAATCAATGGCATCCTGACAATCTTGTTCATCAGCCTGCACGCCATATGGTAAACGTACAGCCAAAAAAGAATACTTCATTTCCCCAGCCTCTGCATTTAGTTCATCAATTGCCAACTGTGCTAGTTTTCCTGTTAACGTCGAATCTTGACCACCAGAAATACCAAGAACGAATCCTTTTACAAAGCTATAGTGTTGTGCATATTCCTTTAAAAAATCAATGGATTTACGTATTTCTTCCTGTACATTAATAGTAGGCAATACACGTAATTCTTCAATAATTTGTTGTTGTAAAGTCATTGTACCCGTCACTCCTCTTATTTACATTTGCTTAACCATATTGTGCACTTCTTCAATATTACGCATTTTATTATCCCAGCATTTTTGGCT
Encoded proteins:
- a CDS encoding DUF4129 domain-containing transglutaminase family protein, giving the protein MKRPLGEFIELTIAYIIIFFILREWLIPIMQLTNTGGMHLFLVFIGLSLALSLCRVHPILSGLVKLGYITWLIVFTYSTSPVFSGETLPFLLSEWTGNMTSILSGDFGQVSNAFRTVLFLVLIWMLVYLIHHWVSVRKNIFYFFAMTVFFIATLDTFSDYDGKAAIVKVIVLGLIMTGVLFVKRLWLQVETTSTILEKWKIVIPMLVSVLLVSSVAFFLPKTGPTWADPVPFIQEITGQAGSGTGEKSVGYGQDDSQLGGPFQGDNTLIFTASSRDRHYWRIETKDTYTSKGWIISDGNFGKNVYETNTPIHTSLQVGLPENERQIQLDIAVPMPFLIQTYGLLSVSAQDATLFIQDEQTEKMTIEQQAGESKSLSNYSLSYSEPVYSMEQLQLSYPTTLETLDPSYNRFLQLPNQLPQRVRDLASDITQGKATIYDQIKAVESYFRTNGFRYDKNEAAIPAENQDYVDQFLFDTKVGYCDNFSTSMVVLLRSLGIPARWVKGFAPGTVGPITDGLREYRITNDNAHSWVEAYIPGTGWMEFEPTIGFTGNVNIDYDIPLDTADQEEVLQPEKKPEQPQPQEKVSEKEQSPSKFNLDAVWTWLKKFTYVWIAIVVLLIIISITLYLQRKTWIPKMHVRVYRKKVADWSNFDSSYHVLLKQLSRIGLRRRDGETLRAFAERVDAALETDEMQKLTEVYEQHVYGKDKEEVDFRELKESWEYLINRTIS
- a CDS encoding AAA family ATPase, which encodes MNSQIQDVLENIEKVMIGKREVAELSIVALLARGHVLLEDVPGVGKTMMVRALAKSFDAQFKRIQFTPDLLPSDVVGISIYNPKTMEFEFRPGPIMGDVVLADEINRTSPKTQSALLEGMEEASVTIDGKTLLINQPFFVMATQNPIEHEGTYPLPEAQLDRFLLKIKMGYPSRGQEVEILRRAENGKPIEKIESVLSVTQLIELQELVQGVYVEDSVKNYMVELAAQTRENSYVYLGVSPRATLALMKASQAYAFMKGRSYVTPDDVQYLVPFVFNHRLVLKPDARYDNVAADEIIKRIIASTPVPTKRFAEQ
- a CDS encoding ABC transporter permease, giving the protein MFVKIELKQILRSRWMQLVAFLFTFVFVAIIVIQQMALPDIEGFTRQTASFLNVLLFLLPLFIVSIGSMSIAGDIESGWYSLLKTYPMKRRQYIIGKYVATSLAFLLVVLVAFGVVLALGGFLGGVRLPFVLVTLTLLSIFIFVSIGIALGAFAQTRLFALALSLVVWSFFLLLISYALMALGAVVAGHVLQKLTIITIHINPVEWLRFGYFIFSNQASVLGPAFYGVTKFYLSPLGHVVYGIVTTCWIVLPLMLATKLLKGDQQR
- a CDS encoding ABC transporter ATP-binding protein, translated to MILLEAKNVANVYDNDRGLKEATFTLHSGRILALVGGNGAGKSTLIRLLTGQEKQKSGEMIWHKPQAIRYMPDDVDFPTMLTAAEILELLASLKQVDKYEQEHVLKRVSLWDVRRQQAKQFSKGMLQRLNLAQSLLGSGSLLILDEPTNGLDPFWIAQLKNMMLEEKEKGNTVIFSTHLLSFAEEIADDILVLHEGKIIVSGTITNIFLQEDATSLEEIWLKRINL
- a CDS encoding NosD domain-containing protein — its product is MKQISFFFLFFLFTSQTAYAEFDIQFAIDQAKTGEIIHIPAGRYQGNFTVKKPIILRGEEGVELYSLNNNPALKIEHVANVSVENIMISAKNKGIVANEAENLELREIEVKDVQVGIHIQRSKHVRILENRIIGNQSHYAEKGNGIAVFKSEDIAIEQNTIEQVQDGIYVEEVKQIDVQRNKVTNSRYGTHFMYSSGVEVLFNTYSHNVTGLMVMMTTDLEIANNTVSSHNDFNSYGLLMYDTQQAMIRKNSFHNNRVGVALQKSSDIQIQENRFRMNQTALEGTKVEDDSIINDNQFTGNILTARSDHQGLRLIGNFYDDYTGIDVAGDGFGDVPYVAVSSFGQWMVRQPVYQFFVASPSVMILTSLDQQINKTEQNLLVDNEPKLLSDMRKTEFSINIIQLLIGLVVSMCGLWFWKRGMRI
- the nadE gene encoding ammonia-dependent NAD(+) synthetase produces the protein MTLQQQIIEELRVLPTINVQEEIRKSIDFLKEYAQHYSFVKGFVLGISGGQDSTLTGKLAQLAIDELNAEAGEMKYSFLAVRLPYGVQADEQDCQDAIDYIKPTKIYTVNIKNAVDASVLALANAGVELNDFVKGNEKARERMKVQYSIAAMNGAVVLGTDHAAEAITGFYTKFGDGGADLMPIFRLNKRQGKQLLAELKCPEHLYKKVPTADLEENRPSLPDEVALGVSYDQIDDYLEGKEIPEEPRRILEGYYLRSQHKRHMPITIFDDFWK
- a CDS encoding DUF58 domain-containing protein yields the protein MKKWKGFLEKSKHFLLITFLMVVTFSYAMFQGGFVSWFVFFTVSPFLVYALLFFVVRDDILLVERKIEPNHIERGQSAKVFITIERRTRFPFAYIMMEELVDSEGLVQAKIENSNAIKFVGFRKKFSWHYDLEKMPRGEHRYLGVTMVFYDFFGWAKKPVIAEKEQTILVYPRIREMKYATLQTKYDVGSMMSPYSIVKDTSMAVGLREYVPGDRFSWIHWKSFARTQTLQSKEFEDRQSSELLLVLDAKKSPMFEEKVELVASMLQMIVQERGDLSFISAGEMTKVFPVIQGEKQLDQIMYHLAAIKPIENVKFRFYDQQSFKQVATLLYVTSDVSEELLHTLANLVKSCICFVVAKQPPVQSELMMRYKHIQIVYVDPTDFYHLFTEVMKP
- a CDS encoding nitrous oxide reductase accessory protein NosL, translating into MTRWITILILCSALLVGCSDKTYKPREIISETDVCEICNMSIVHNEYAGQIVLKNGDYEIFDDIGCLMEYLELNGEDEVGAAYIKNKANNEWIDIYKATFVYNKEYWTPMNYGVLAFATKDEAQKWMTNEGDGQLLAYQDLLTFNWGIHE